GATTGTGGCCGGACGGCGTCTTCGTCCGTCGGGCGGGGCTGGACATCGGGGTTGACAGCACCACGGGCGCGGTACTGGCCGGTACGCAGGTTCGACGACTGCTCGAACCGGACGACCACCTCACCATACGTTTGCCACCCCTGTTCGTGGATGTACTCAGCCAAGTACCTCGCGAAAGAGCTCGACGTGAGATCCGGATCGGCGCTCACCTTTCCGAAGTCGTGCATACCGAGGGTAATGATGTATTCGTTGGGGGCCAAAAGGCGATTTCCGTGGAGCTTCTGAACTCCGTCGCGCGCCTCGCGGCATAACAGGGCTTCTACCTCTTGCGGGACGATCGCTCCGCCGAACACGCGAGCGAAGGCGTTGTCCACCGTCGCCTCGAGCTTGCGCTCGATCCGCGCGGCCAGCCCCCGTTGGCTACTCATGTCCTACCGTTCGTCTGCACTTGCCAGAAGGTATTGCCGGTGCGCGGCAAACGAATCGCCTGCGTGCTGGTTCACTCCCGCATGGTATCGGCACATCGCGACGGCGCGGCACTGTCGAAATCGTGAGAACCGGGTCCCTGCAGTTCAGGGGCGCGCACGCGGCCAGGGTATGGCGTCGGAAGGCCGCCAGGCCCGCTGCGGCGGTTCGGGAATCGGGCCATTACAGTGGTATGGTCCATCGGTTGTTTTTCCGGGCGAGTGGCGGAATGGCAGACGCGCTGGCTTCAGGTGCCAGTGTCCTTCGGGACGTGGGGGTTCAAGTCCCCCTTCGCCCACATTGAGCGGTGCTACGAAAAGTCACGACCTCGCAAGAGGTCGTGACTTTCGTGTTTGGGGCGACCGGCTGCGCGTTAGGAGCCGGCGCTGCGATAGGTCCCGTGGCCCTCGATGATCGCGTCGCCGTCGAAGACTAAGACCTCGTTGACGACGTCGTCGTTCTGATTGCGGTAGGTGATGACGATTGTGTTGATGCCTTGGTAGACGCCTTCGACGGTGAACCGCAGATCCGGAATGCGCTCGAGGGCCGCGACCCAGTACTGCCGTAGCGCCGCCTTGCCGCGGACCACCCCCTGTGTTTCTGGCAGGAGCTTGGCGGCCACGGGCGAGGTGAAGACGACGTCGTCATGGAAGTCGTCGAGGACGGCGTCGACGTCGTGGGCGTTCCAGCGTTGTGCCCAACGTGTGGCGAAGGCGTCCGCATCGACATTCATGGGCGGCACTGTAGCGCAGCTGAATTCGGCCAGGCCGGCGCGGTCTTGTGCGCTTCGGTCACAGTTGGCGGCGAATATCGAGAAGGTGGTGCTGCAGCTCGTGCACGGTGTGTACCGCGACCCAGCGCAGCGACCGTTCGTGGG
The sequence above is drawn from the Mycobacterium marseillense genome and encodes:
- a CDS encoding nuclear transport factor 2 family protein, with amino-acid sequence MNVDADAFATRWAQRWNAHDVDAVLDDFHDDVVFTSPVAAKLLPETQGVVRGKAALRQYWVAALERIPDLRFTVEGVYQGINTIVITYRNQNDDVVNEVLVFDGDAIIEGHGTYRSAGS